In Porites lutea chromosome 8, jaPorLute2.1, whole genome shotgun sequence, the genomic stretch gctcgagattcgactttttagtttgaaatgcaataattccgctaatacgaaacatatgcaaatttcttcacacccttttttaggtcttttatctgtcaatcagatgcaataaaaaggaagtgaatatttaacaacgcgaaagggctggagcttcagcagtaaacttgatacctctgagttcgagagcaaaaaacttaagcgccTTTTTAAATTCgataaaataaaatcttttatagggtaatttagtcttttagctttaatttgatatataacttgcctttgtagcgaaaatactcgcgcgactagaatttttttctgtgggcacctcgttttcctttaccgagaccttaatAGTACTGAGGAAAGCTGGCGGAACTCGTGGttgtcctcgtcttagaatctaaagctttAAATACATGAAAACAGGACAATATGATCATGTTTCCAAACCTGTTGTCTGACACTATTTTCAGTAGAATTCTCGCTTTTAAACCATAAAGCGTACACGACTCGGGCGTAAAGGGTAGCCATCAAACAGACTGGGAAAAATGCTACGAACAGAAACCAAGTTGAACTATACAATCGGTTCATCCATTCTTCGGGACATATGTGAGCACAGGCTTTCTCCTCGTTTACGTTATCACACAGGATCCCCACGATATTGATTACCACTCCAAAGATCCAAGAACAGGGGATTATCACCTGAAATAATATAAGGAAGAcgattggttttgttttctacCCAGATGAGATTTTGAGGCGGGCGATAAGCTGAtcattataaattataaattatgaGTTACATTCCCCTGAGGGTTGACAAGTTCAGCAAAACCAAACACGAATTTTGTTCAAAGATATATAGTTTATAGATACAAGTGTCTCTCAGAACGTCGCAAAGCTCGGAGGAAAGGGCCAGCAGTAGTATGTCTTGGATGATCGTTCGTCCAAGACCCGAACTGATAAACAAACTAGTAAGACAAACCCATGAATGGCATCTTCTTGAAGGTTTGGTCAGATACTGGTATACATTCTTAAGGAAATAAAAACGTGTTCCTCACCCGGGGGGAGGTCCTCCCAGTAATGACTCATACGGGGAGGTTCTGACCGAAAGGCGTACCTCAGTTAATCAGGCTTCAGGCATATGAAAAGGTAGGGAGCTCACTAGCAAAAGTATAGAATTCTGTCACTTTGGTCTGAAAAAAGGGCCAAAAGGACCAAGAGCTGCATTTTATGGCTTTGAGAAGGTCGTGAAAACTTTTTGAGACAGTGCATTTAGCAGTATTTAAAAGCTAGGGGTGCAAAGGTTCTAAACCAGGTATGTggaaggggtaccatttgtcactAGAAGGTACACGAAAGGAGTGCCTTTTCCGTCTGCCAAAATGGCATATAAAAAGGTAAGGGACGGGATGGACGTCGGGCGGTGCCTCCCCGTATAACGCCTTGTTGAgtccccacccacccacccccccccccccctgattCTTCATCACAGTAATGATCGACTCCTTCTCAAAGGACATCATTTTGATAATGAACTTAGAAAAACAAGGATGAGAGTTCACCTTGACTTTGTTCTCGGTAAGGTTTCCCTTGGTTCCATGAGGATGTAGCACTGCATAATAACGCTCAAAAGCGGTGCTAACCAAGGTGACAACCGAAGAGGCAGCTCCAACCCAGGCGAGGTTTCCGCTCGTCAATAGTTTGCATAAAAGTAATCCAGCTGTTCCCTCTGGATGAGTTATAGAGTGGATGAAGAGGTACCTTGGTGCAAAGAACACTGCTACAGCCATGTCAGCAATGGCAAGATTCATGAGAAGAAAGTTGACTGGCGTCCTGTGGGATGCACAGTGTATATTTTGACTGAAGGTACGGAAAAAACGGGCAGCAAAAAACAACTTGTTTTGCGACTTTGCTTCGAAttgagttgaatagcgatgttgcgcgttttaccacctaCGTTAAAAGGACCttacaacctgatttgttgcacgTAAGACAGGTTCGAAGGTGGGTaataaaacgcgcaacatcaccattcaactcgttttgccgCAGTGTTGCAAAACTAATTACAGGTTTTTTGTTACCCGTTATAAAGTAGCTTAACTGATAAGATGCAGCACTTTTACAAACTTTCCCGTTATGGAATAGCAGGAAATTTGCGTCACTGACCAAGCTCGAAGACATACTATACAAAAAAAGGCGGCTATTGGAGGTATAAGCTCCCGTCAATCTCATTTCCAAGGTTATATCCCGCCTGTCTCACGTCTTAAGGGAAGAGGCCACGGGAAAGAACTTCTGCGTGGGATGCCATCTCCGAGTTGCTCCatgcctctgtttcaaagcaaggctaCTTAGGAAgccattttcatgcaaataaaacccATTTTCGCAAGAAATGTTGTGCACTTAGCGTCGGTTTGAAACTGAGGGTTTTTTGGAACCTGCAGGAAATGGCCATGTGATTATTTCCAATTGTCTTTGTTAGTTAGTTGAAACGGATCGCAATCGGAAGAAACCTAACAGTTTTCCAAGGTTCAtctttgttgtttgtaactttATATCTTATACTAGGAGACATTCTTGATGGTTACGGTCAGGAAACGGTGagtttgtcatttacaagtttTTCGCTAGAGTCGAGTTAGTGGCAAAACTAAACCGTTACAATGGACTGGAGTACCGGAGTCCCTGGGCATGAACATGAAACTGACTGTTTGATTTCTATTACATAATTGTAATCTAAGAGATAATTGCTAAAGCGTAGCATGCTGAGATAGAAATAAATTAtagttttctattttctttttcgccAAAGAGATATAACCCTCAATAAACGTATCCTGGAAGGGTGAGGCATTATATCTTTTATACCCTACTGCAAAATCATTTACGGTGTAGCTAATGAGGTGGAGTCATAACAAATTTTATATATGGCGTGCACTTTATGGTACAGTTTTTCCAAGGAGCTTTGTAAATCAAAGACGGCTGATTTTATTCAGCTTCTTTTCGTTATAGGTAATATCTTCCCCCTAAACCAAATTTGGCATTTCATCCCTCTCCAGTCcttcttttaaatttgttgaaaGCGTAATATCATGATAAACTGGAGGGCATATTTTGTACTTCGGAAcgaattattattgtttagttgcATACAATGTGTTTGCCGCCTTACCTCATATCCTTTTCCTTTACTATAATGACACACACCAGAAAGTTTCCCATGATGTTTAAAATGATAAGAATGCCCTGCGCTGTTTTGACTACGGTTTCAGATACCCCAAAGTCCTGATAGGTAGACGACATTTCATGAACGATATCGGCGGTATGAAGTTGATGATTCAGTTCCGTCTTTCAGTCCTCAAGTGGTCAGGCCAGTATAGACGATTGTCAGATCAAGAGTTTTCTCTCTAAGAAGTAACGCATACAGGAATACCTTAAACAATAATTATGTGtggcaaaaattaataattatatgaattagagtggttttcgtttgagtgtcgtaaaacccaAACCAacgtaattactctggccaatcacataggacacagacaatacattgaaccaatcaaaactcgaagtaattacatgtggctgacgcaaagcgcgggaaaatgcatgcgagcgcgtcacaattaagaaatggtaaacgtgcagcgtgcaaccatggagttatggatgcacgcgggaggttgctaagcacgaaagaagcgtaagagtcgcacgaggcgatagccgagtgcgactctagcttcttgagtgcttagcaaacctcccaagtgtaTCCAtgactccatggttgcacagctgcaacgtttaccatttcttttataacataatcaaaagagaaaaacattattttccgtTTGCCTTCAGTTGAGTCATCGGTTCtagttcatgtatgctgccatctgcccgcgcgtaaacaaattacgttctatgtttttcaaaaacctgcctttgagtttttctttcgctgaatcaaccgttctccgtcttcaggtaaattgcaaaaacgtttttcgttgttattctgcatggcatctgtctacttgctcttaatattagggtaaaaactttgagggaaaactatagctgcaactataaacaaaaagacTCTAAAAACTAAGctgaaactaaataaatgaaataattatcaagcttatttatgagacaatttttgaaataaacgtaaagtagaaatgagaaaatttgaccgTAATTCCTTAAGGATAAAAGGTAACactaatttaaaaaagaaattaactagctttgtatcgaaatctgtctggggaaatccagctatgaaagtcaaagttgcaactgaaattcgccgacacacagccggcgctgaagctgttgtttttagaccgttctctgaacgactgttatgaatgaacactgaggaacaaaataatacacacagaatttattttttgaaaaatttatttgaaaacccaaatgtttc encodes the following:
- the LOC140946341 gene encoding QRFP-like peptide receptor, with protein sequence MSSTYQDFGVSETVVKTAQGILIILNIMGNFLVCVIIVKEKDMRTPVNFLLMNLAIADMAVAVFFAPRYLFIHSITHPEGTAGLLLCKLLTSGNLAWVGAASSVVTLVSTAFERYYAVLHPHGTKGNLTENKVKVIIPCSWIFGVVINIVGILCDNVNEEKACAHICPEEWMNRLYSSTWFLFVAFFPVCLMATLYARVVYALWFKSENSTENSVRQQGVMKIRKRVTLMVLIVSVVFAVCWLTDASNFILSDFSVVRTSLPIALTNTLILFNSAINPIVYALVNLRFRRKFKSMICCFRRRTRNIVNPTFPLTNPTQTALSRD